The Micromonospora sp. Llam0 genome contains a region encoding:
- the ddaH gene encoding dimethylargininase: MVPVTHVRAAAGQPRTYLMCPPEHFAVEYAINPWMNPQLPVDTELAVKQWEGLRETLTGIGHQVRLLPARADLPDMVYAANGAFSVDRTVFGARFTYPQRAAEAIAHREFYEVLGWRYVRPTETNEGEGDFAYLPGAYGGTILAGYGFRTDPDAHRRLQETLSRPVVSLRLVDPHFYHLDSALAALDDEAVAYYPQAFSPASQRVLRQLFPGAVIADRSDALAFGLNLISDGRHVVVNSEAIGMADKLAAAGYQPLLVEFTELHKGGGSVKCCVAELRG, from the coding sequence TTGGTTCCCGTGACCCACGTGCGCGCTGCCGCCGGGCAGCCCCGGACGTACCTGATGTGTCCGCCGGAGCACTTCGCCGTCGAGTACGCGATCAATCCGTGGATGAACCCGCAGTTGCCGGTGGACACCGAGCTCGCCGTCAAACAATGGGAAGGGCTACGCGAGACGCTGACCGGGATCGGGCACCAAGTCCGGCTGCTGCCGGCCCGCGCAGACCTGCCCGACATGGTGTACGCCGCGAACGGTGCCTTCTCGGTCGACCGCACCGTCTTCGGGGCCCGGTTCACCTACCCGCAGCGGGCCGCAGAGGCCATTGCGCATCGGGAGTTCTACGAGGTGCTCGGCTGGCGGTACGTGCGGCCCACCGAGACCAACGAGGGCGAAGGCGACTTCGCCTACCTTCCGGGAGCGTACGGCGGCACCATCCTCGCCGGCTACGGGTTCCGTACCGACCCGGACGCGCACCGCCGGCTCCAGGAGACGCTGAGCCGGCCGGTCGTGTCGTTGCGCCTGGTCGACCCGCACTTCTACCACCTGGACTCCGCGCTGGCCGCCCTCGACGACGAGGCCGTCGCCTACTACCCGCAGGCCTTCTCCCCCGCGTCGCAGCGGGTGCTCCGGCAGTTGTTCCCCGGCGCGGTGATCGCCGACCGGTCCGACGCGCTGGCTTTCGGGCTGAATCTGATCAGCGACGGCCGGCATGTGGTGGTCAACAGCGAGGCGATCGGGATGGCCGACAAGCTGGCCGCCGCCGGCTACCAGCCACTGCTGGTCGAGTTCACCGAGCTGCACAAGGGCGGAGGCAGCGTGAAGTGCTGCGTCGCCGAGCTCCGCGGCTGA
- a CDS encoding Lrp/AsnC family transcriptional regulator yields the protein MQIDAVDQRIIASLVADARSSYADIGARVSLSAPAVKRRVDRLRAAGVIRGFTAVVDPSAVGWTTEAFIELFCTGRTTPAQIAAATRQHPEVVGAYTVSGEADALVHLRAADIAHLEQALERLRAESFVTATKSMIVLSRLVDAPPPVAVPEPPA from the coding sequence TTGCAGATCGACGCAGTGGACCAGCGAATCATTGCGTCGCTGGTGGCCGATGCCCGTTCGTCCTACGCGGACATCGGCGCCCGGGTGTCGCTGTCCGCCCCAGCGGTCAAACGCCGGGTGGACCGGCTGCGGGCGGCCGGGGTGATCCGCGGCTTCACCGCCGTCGTCGACCCGTCCGCCGTCGGCTGGACCACCGAGGCGTTCATCGAACTGTTCTGCACCGGGCGGACCACGCCGGCCCAGATCGCGGCGGCCACCCGCCAGCACCCGGAAGTGGTCGGGGCGTACACGGTCAGCGGCGAGGCGGACGCCCTGGTGCACCTGCGGGCGGCCGACATCGCGCACCTGGAGCAGGCCCTCGAACGGCTGCGGGCCGAGTCGTTCGTCACCGCCACGAAGAGCATGATCGTGCTTTCCCGGCTGGTCGACGCACCGCCGCCGGTCGCCGTCCCCGAACCGCCGGCCTGA